Proteins found in one Luteimonas chenhongjianii genomic segment:
- a CDS encoding methyl-accepting chemotaxis protein — protein sequence MQARAEATAGATVPGRCGDLPDAPVGLLRLDADGCLIEANRAAIDLLGLAGAALDGRTRGLPWGLTVDALTGRDGIWLAPGNDPAARVRYQADSERGGWVLSLPHAETAALLREVAGLAGGDGPAPALAVLQPLACQLEEAAAAHHLLDGIGGLLSRCDLDLASLCDATDDRPLARRLSAGFGNLAEAIRQAVALSVGIADEVPHLVGENDDLVRQSQAQLEALESVQAASRRLLADLQAVAGDLQAVREVAGSADARAREGIEAARALADSMAAVQQRSARAHSVIEVIDTVAFQTNILSINASIEAAHAGEAGRGFAVVASEIRRLADQAASAARDVRGIIGETVSALGEGAASARHTGEVLDGIGELLGGAGRAMASVATRVDAQSGEIAAIDRAVEQVVTLGRSNLEHAAQVAERSEGLGRDAATLHDGVRLFRLPADPMATPRHACVRDLAQTAASRIGDALDAAIARREIDTEALFSRDYAAVPGVSPAKYSTSFDALCDVVLPPLQEPVALAHPWIVFAICANPDGYVPTHNLRFSQPLTGDPAVDLVGNRTKRIFEDRVGRSVGAHTDPWRLQVYRRDTGQIMFDLSVPVFVAGRHWGGFRVGYSLE from the coding sequence ATGCAGGCGAGGGCAGAGGCCACGGCCGGAGCCACCGTTCCGGGAAGGTGCGGGGATCTGCCCGATGCGCCGGTCGGACTGTTGCGGCTCGATGCCGACGGCTGCCTGATCGAGGCCAACCGCGCCGCGATCGACCTGCTGGGCCTTGCCGGCGCCGCCCTCGATGGGCGCACCCGGGGCCTGCCCTGGGGCCTGACGGTCGATGCATTGACCGGGCGCGACGGCATCTGGCTTGCGCCTGGCAACGACCCCGCCGCGCGGGTTCGCTACCAGGCCGACAGCGAACGTGGCGGCTGGGTGCTGTCGCTGCCGCATGCCGAGACCGCGGCGCTGCTGCGCGAGGTCGCTGGCCTCGCCGGTGGCGATGGACCCGCGCCTGCGCTCGCCGTGCTGCAGCCGCTTGCGTGCCAGCTCGAGGAGGCTGCGGCCGCGCACCACCTGCTTGATGGTATCGGCGGCCTGTTGAGCCGCTGCGACCTGGACCTGGCATCGCTGTGCGACGCCACCGACGACCGCCCGCTGGCGCGGCGCTTGTCCGCCGGCTTCGGCAACCTGGCCGAGGCCATCCGCCAGGCCGTTGCCCTGTCGGTCGGCATCGCCGACGAGGTGCCGCATCTGGTCGGGGAGAACGACGACCTGGTGCGCCAGTCGCAGGCGCAACTGGAGGCGCTCGAGTCCGTGCAGGCGGCGAGCCGGCGTCTGCTGGCCGACCTGCAGGCGGTGGCCGGCGATCTGCAGGCCGTGCGCGAGGTGGCTGGCAGCGCCGACGCCCGTGCGCGCGAGGGCATCGAGGCGGCGCGGGCGCTTGCCGACTCGATGGCCGCCGTGCAGCAGCGCTCCGCGCGGGCCCACAGCGTGATCGAGGTCATCGACACGGTGGCGTTCCAGACCAACATCCTGTCGATCAATGCCAGCATCGAGGCGGCGCATGCCGGCGAAGCGGGGCGCGGCTTCGCAGTGGTCGCCAGCGAGATCCGTCGCCTGGCCGACCAGGCGGCCAGCGCTGCGCGCGACGTGCGCGGGATCATCGGCGAGACCGTCTCCGCGCTCGGCGAAGGCGCCGCGTCCGCACGCCACACCGGCGAGGTGCTCGATGGCATCGGCGAACTGCTGGGCGGCGCGGGCCGCGCGATGGCCTCGGTGGCCACCCGCGTCGACGCGCAGAGCGGCGAGATCGCCGCGATCGATCGCGCCGTCGAACAGGTGGTCACGCTGGGACGCAGCAACCTCGAACATGCCGCGCAGGTCGCCGAGCGCAGCGAGGGCCTGGGCCGTGATGCCGCCACGCTGCACGACGGCGTGCGCCTGTTCCGCCTGCCTGCCGATCCGATGGCGACGCCGCGCCATGCCTGCGTGCGCGACCTGGCGCAGACCGCGGCATCGCGCATCGGCGATGCGCTGGACGCGGCGATTGCCCGGCGCGAGATCGATACCGAAGCGCTGTTCTCGCGCGACTACGCTGCGGTGCCCGGCGTCTCGCCGGCGAAATACAGCACCAGCTTCGATGCGCTGTGCGATGTGGTCCTGCCGCCGCTGCAGGAACCGGTGGCTTTGGCGCATCCATGGATCGTGTTCGCGATCTGCGCCAATCCCGATGGCTACGTACCCACGCACAACCTTCGCTTCAGTCAGCCCCTGACCGGCGATCCGGCGGTCGATCTCGTCGGCAACCGCACCAAGCGCATCTTCGAGGACCGCGTCGGGCGCAGCGTCGGCGCGCATACCGACCCGTGGCGGCTGCAGGTCTACCGCCGCGACACCGGACAGATCATGTTCGACCTGTCGGTGCCGGTGTTCGTGGCCGGCCGGCACTGGGGCGGGTTCCGGGTCGGTTACAGCCTGGAGTAG